One window from the genome of Andrena cerasifolii isolate SP2316 chromosome 3, iyAndCera1_principal, whole genome shotgun sequence encodes:
- the LOC143367060 gene encoding uncharacterized protein LOC143367060 yields the protein MNGDIFLEWFEGILPSLKENSVIVMDNASYHSVKAERCPAMNWTKPLIIQWLISKQQAIPPFAGKVTLIDMVKQIKPQFDKYVIDEHAKANGKIVLRLPPYHCELNPIELAWAMVKRNELRKGRR from the exons ATGAATGGTGATATATTTTTGGAATGGTTCGAAGGCATTCTGCCATCGTTAAAAGAGAATTCCGTTATTGTTATGGATAATGCGTCATACCATTCGGTAAAAGCCGAGCGTTGCCCAGCAATGAACTGGACCAAGCCACTGATTATACAATGGCTTATTTCAAAGCAGCAGGCTATACCACCATTTGCCGGTAAGGTCACGTTGATTGATATGGTTAAGCAAATCAAGCCCCAGTTCGACAAATATGTCATAGACGAGCACGCAAAAGCAAACGGAAAAATAGTTCTACGACTACCTCCCTATCATTGTGAACTAAATCCCATTGAGTTGGCATGGGCAATGGTAAAGAG AAATGAGTTACGAAAAGGAAGAAGATAG